In Mytilus edulis chromosome 4, xbMytEdul2.2, whole genome shotgun sequence, the following proteins share a genomic window:
- the LOC139518357 gene encoding probable G-protein coupled receptor 139 gives MNIFIMRETTMFRENITENITITTSIIPEIGGDPPRRPTLQEILMAYSEYVWAVNLGTYVFPIIIGLGTIGNVLSFLIMIRRTMIITPTCFYMAILAISDTTILYVDCLRKWVFLMYGEDAWNINTAACRAFYYLSYSSFHYSVWIIVAMTTERFFAIRYPLKFLTVGSIRKTKVACLIILICVLLLNCQFTWSVKITEKGTCVPEENYVNFHKDVMPWIDAVFYSFLPFVILITFNVLIICSFRKAHRRQKTLHGNPTSNKSASHNRSSINHRMTAMLLSVTFTFIIMTAPKTILFCIRNEVFMFLKYNTYDFQEIALYTLITRIADLCMYTNHAINFFLYCVSGQRFRKEMKQLFLCRKSRSASLSLYSSKFPPSSRYQTMQTVSRGSYENDNGLESYHTMRTVSSNLGSNNNENCQDVNEQNERENSL, from the coding sequence atgaacatttttattatgAGAGAAACAACCATGTTTAGGGAAAATATAACGGAAAACATCACCATAACAACATCCATCATTCCTGAGATTGGAGGAGACCCACCAAGACGACCAACATTGCAAGAAATTCTTATGGCATATTCAGAATATGTCTGGGCAGTGAATCTCGGAACTTATGTTTTCCCCATTATAATAGGACTAGGAACAATTGGTAACGTTTTGAGTTTTCTCATTATGATCCGCAGAACCATGATTATAACTCCAACATGCTTTTACATGGCAATATTGGCCATCTCCGACACTACCATTCTGTACGTAGACTGTCTTAGGAAGTGGGTTTTCCTTATGTATGGGGAAGATGCCTGGAACATCAATACAGCAGCATGTCGGGCTTTCTATTATCTGAGTTATTCTTCATTTCACTATTCAGTATGGATTATTGTTGCAATGACTACAGAAAGATTTTTTGCAATTCGGTACCCACTAAAATTTTTGACGGTTGGAAgcataagaaaaacaaaagtgGCGTGTCTTATTATTCTAATTTGTGTTTTGCTTCTCAATTGCCAGTTTACTTGGTCAGTGAAAATAACGGAGAAAGGAACGTGTGTGCCAGAAGAAAATTATGTAAACTTTCACAAAGACGTTATGCCTTGGATAGATGCCGTATTCTATTCATTTCTACCATTTGTAATATTAATCACATTTAATGTGTTAATTATTTGTTCCTTCAGAAAGGCCCACAGAAGACAGAAAACTCTCCATGGCAACCCTACTTCAAATAAATCTGCATCTCACAATCGCTCATCTATAAACCACAGAATGACAGCTATGTTGTTGTCAGTGACTTTTACTTTCATTATAATGACTGCTCCAAAGACAATTTTATTCTGTATAAGGAATGAAGTTTTCATGTTTCTTAAGTATAACACATATGACTTCCAAGAGATTGCACTGTACACGCTAATAACTCGAATTGCTGACTTGTGCATGTATACAAATCATGCAATTAATTTCTTTCTTTATTGTGTAAGTGGACAGAGATTCAGAAAAGAAATGAAACAGCTGTTTTTATGTCGCAAATCCCGCAGTGCAAGTCTGTCGCTATATTCATCAAAATTTCCGCCATCATCTCGTTACCAAACAATGCAGACAGTCAGCAGGGGATCATATGAAAATGACAATGGACTAGAATCCTATCACACAATGCGCACTGTCAGCAGTAATTTGGGATCAAACAATAATGAAAATTGCCAGGATGTTAATGAACAAAATGAACGTGAAAACAGCCTGTGA